Within the bacterium genome, the region AAGGGCTCGAACACCTCGCTCATTGCCATTACTCAGCTCTACCGGACGAACCCCCGCTATCTGCGACATGTCGCCGATATAACGGGCCAGCTCTCTTTTGCTGTAGTGTCTTCCTAAATAGGTAGCCACAGTGCACCCTTTTCCATTGAAAATTGTTGTTTGTGTTTTTTAACATAACATTTTTCCCAGAAAAAGTCAAGCTACAAAACGGGTGTTTTTTAAAACTTTGTTACCTGGTCGGTCATTGAAGGCCGGCGCTCTGGCCATGCCGTGAAAGCCGCAACAGCCTGTTTTGTCGCGCGTGACGACTGATGCATGAAACAATTCACTGTCATTTCGACAGCCGTGACAAAAAAATTTTGGCAAAATTTGCCAATTTGTCAGGCAGAAAGCCAAAAAATGAAACACCCATTAACCTACAAATAATGATAAATTTGAAACGACTGAAATCTATTGGCATAAATGTTGCAATGAGCAGGATGTAACCGCTAGACGGGGGATTTACACGAGCTCAAATAGTAAAGGAGGATAGAACTATGAACATCGTACGTTGGCGTCCATTTCCCGAAATTTCCACCATGCAGCGCGAAATCAACCGGCTGTTTGACGGATTTATGGGAAATATTGACAATCAGGAGGAGCTGCACGGCTCCTGGCGTCCGGATGTGGATATCAAAGAGACGGCGGATGCCGTGGTGATTTTGGCGGAACTGCCCGGCATGCAAAAGCAGGACATCAAACTGACGATCAGAGACAACATGCTGCAGATCTCTGGAGAGAAAAAGCAG harbors:
- a CDS encoding Hsp20/alpha crystallin family protein: MNIVRWRPFPEISTMQREINRLFDGFMGNIDNQEELHGSWRPDVDIKETADAVVILAELPGMQKQDIKLTIRDNMLQISGEKKQVSESKDETYHRIERATGAFCRTFTLPSLVEAGKISATFKDGVLQVHLPKAEQAKPKEISIKTE